From the genome of Capsicum annuum cultivar UCD-10X-F1 chromosome 4, UCD10Xv1.1, whole genome shotgun sequence:
TATACAACTAGTATCTATGACTCGTATCATGGATAGAACCTCAAGGATTCTACACTGATGCCTTTACAAATTGGTTTTATGCGACTCGTACCCCTCTTGAAGATTCTCAGGTGTCATGTCATACCTATAATATAATATCAAACCAAACTCACTGTCTTGGATATGACCACTATATATAACTCATAAGAGTCTTTACGACTTTAAAGAATGAGTCATAAGTTGTCCAAAGACCAtgaaaaatatgaggtattatacGCGTTCGGCAAtatatcaatgccaaaatctatctccttatATGGTGGTATCCTGGGAAGGTCATCAAGAAAAACTTCTAGGAATTCATTAACTATGGGAATAGACTGAAGGGACGGACTTTCGGTGCTAAaatctttgactcgaacaagatagtACAGACACCCCTTGGATATAAACTTATGgtatctaagataagatatgattTTGCCTTTAGTTTCTAGAGAATATCCCACCCACTCCATTACTGGCTTATTAGGAAAAAAGAAAGTGAGCTTTTTGGTTCTACAGtttaactgtaataccccaagaatctcaaccaatagtagaaccattcttcaagattatgagaaataaattatagttatttggtagttttatgatcaatttatatttatattaaggcctcaaatacatcctagctattagacgaatcaaaacatcccttaccgattgaattcttgagaagaataatatcatagtcaatttcaaatgagaatttcttttgttatactatgaatttttgatcttatgacccacaaaaagatatataattgaattatctttcaaacgataccaatttctccaaaatctggtatcgaagtaaaaagttatgatcatttttctaAGAGAGCTGTTCGAGCTGCCCAGGAGCGACGAGCAAGCTGACggtattttattttgaattcttagttatgtcctttggtcttaacaatgtcccagtagctttcatggactcgATGAATCGTGTATTTAACCAGTACTTGGATATGtgcattatagtcttcatagataacaatcttgtttactcccgcagtgagcgtgatcatgccgACCATCTCAAAAAAGTGTTACATAtcctcaaaacccatcagttatcatgatatctattcatttcctacatgtcagctctatgatcatcgCTCATATTCGTGCACGCTAGTTAGAATTATGTATGCTCGTAGTTCCTactataaggagttccagttcactccgTGTTACGAATTATGTCCCATGAGTAAAGAGATTTCAGACTCAAGTAATACATCTCTTGACTCATgaactcatgtcatgctttatcGTATGCTCAGCCCACATAACTCATGCTCTTCTTCAATTGATCAGCCAAACTTATATTACATCACGTATACCATCAGTTTAGATCCCTTGATGAAATCTATGGTGTTGATGCTCTATAccttaggcctcagttatagCGTCAatttagtaaaggactcagatattCCTATAGAACAATGTCTTTCAGTTATCAATTACgtagccatcagaatttagtattAGTCTAAACCTTAGTTAGCGGTATTCAACTATAAGAACCCCAATATTTAGTTCTAGTATGAGTCTAGTTAAAGTCTTTGTTACAGTGTTAGGTCCAGTTTAATAATCAGATCAAAAACTCAATCCAGAtctaggttttcttgaccatagcatatagttattagctattcaattattagtatttcagtacctcagtttacagaatatttcCGAATCATGATATaagcttggtcatgcatccttaagataatatagttttcacttattcatgctcagttatcttatgttaccTAGTCAATCATTACCTTCTATGCATAAtgctctatagtttcagtccagttattcagactaagtacagttcagttgTACCtgccagtattcagctatcaaccatgtagttaatcagataagttaaaatatttataaattcatgctcaacacccatgtgaatattttcaataGTCTTAAGTGATGTGTTGTACTTAGGCAGAGAATATAGTGGAAGGAATATTTGAGGGATATGTCTAAGATTGAGAAATTTAGATGTAGTGCAAAGGATTAGTCACTCTattttagatgatgtttcataggcatTGCCTCCTAGTATAAGAATCCCAGCCATGATGTGATCccctattcagatgtcctgctCAGACCAGGCCAAGATTTCCTTTCTCCTTATAGTCACTAGAACACTATAGAAAAAGTGTCatagaaatactccagttgagtataagttttcagtagtagttagtccataaagccatcaattcagtttagcagtcaaacGAATAAGTTCGTATGGTGTGACTTCCCATTTttcatctagtcgcactatccgaagtctcataaATATAACTATTCAAAGATGGATAAACCAGGTAGTTACGTGTCCAGCTcatttcatgtatcatgccttagttttagaATCTAGATATTTAGTGATAATTCAATTCGTAGTTGTAgtgtgcatcacctcagtttccTCATAGCTCAAAAAAAATTAGCCCACCATTCTTCAAGGTACATAGtgtcttaagggggagatatgctataatcccccaaactttcatgagaTAAACATGCTAGTCTCTCTTCATGTAAGGAACCTATTTTGGAGTATTGGGTAACCATAAGTTGACCCTCTATCtccaatctcagtcgtaagctatgtactcaatggctcagttcagttcatgatagtCAGTCCATGTTGAGGGTGTAGATATTCAAAACAGTCTCTCGTATAAGAAAATTCTAGttaaaattcttgactatcagattcgcagactggggaacaaagaagtccctctagttacagttctttggcagaatcagtccattaagggagcaacttgggaagtagaagcagatatgtggaccaagtatcctcaccttttctccgctaattcagacccagcccaaggtaatagcttttcttaagttCATTCAACCTATGgttcaaatttcaattaaaaCTATGCTcaattttcatttcaaacttggaATCTTTACCCATACATGTTCAGTTACATgctcatgagtcagttcagtcatgtattcatgcattagatattcgtgatcatcttatcagtactctcagtcatgcattcatatatcagatcaatcataaaatcatgcatcagatatgcatgatcaatatgaATCTTTTTAATGGCAGTCATATAGACATATTTCAGATGTTCACGTCctttaagtaagttcagtctatcagaaaTCTTAGCTTAGTCAgacccattcgaggatgaatgttcccaaggggtagatagtgtaataccctgagaatccTAACTGATAGTAGAACCTTTCTtaaagctcatgagaaataaattatagttatttggtagttttatgatcaatttatatgtatattaaggcctcaaatacgttctagctattagatgaatctAAACAtctcttaccgattgaattcgtaagaaggatattgtcatagttaacttcaaataagaatatatttttttatactatgaatttttaagctcataacccaccaacataaatataattgaattatctttctaatgatactaatttcaccaaaatccgatattggagtagaaagttatggtcgttttactatGAGTTGTCCTAGCTGCCCAGGAGCGACGGGCAAGCTGATAGACCGTCAAGTCAGCGATGGGGCATCATTTTTTCCATCATAAATGAGGCATTAATTCCATTTTCTATCTCAAAACTGACGGTTGGAGTGAGggtcagtcaccagagtgacgtTCCGTCACTAAGACAGTCAATTTTGTCCGAAATAATGCTGAAACAACGTTTTAAAGTGcttattgggtctttttccactctatttaacccctaattacatcaaatcaaagaacatagatcctcattcatccataacatcaaaattagggtttctttcaagatcaaaacccaagaaaaatattcaaatccttctctaagaaatctCAAGAATCAAAACGTCACTAtttaagaaccttcaaaaaaaagttaacctccttcaagattcaaacttttgAGGTATATAAAGTGTTAATTCATGGgattctttcatccatgaagctcaagaatccaaATTTTAAACTCATTAGttgtgatttccatgtggtgggttgattttaattatgttaatgttgttgtatgaatcccaagttggagtctttatgtacttttcatgaaattatgctagtatgtgggttggtAACTTTTAACTGGAGTTGATTAAATTAACCAtaatgtatgaactagtgtatatgcctaagcctaaggttataCATGCaatgtgtttaataaaatgcccaaagagcaagaatcatgctttaggactcaattatgaccaaatagatgaacccatgctttacccttatgttcaaaataactTCCATATTGTTTttatgcattgaaattatttgatggattgttcatgcaATTACCCTattaaattatgacatgtttatatgctttcctattcatgtaccaaaccatgataagtgcctcatgaaattccctaatgaCTGTATTAGGGATggttgattatggtcgtgagtccaggaagtgtcatgtcttgtcagtttcatgctatcgagtcctgagggtacttctacccgaaaatttagctgtgtgcctagagctagtgtcagtttccatgatactctcagtcaagccatgtttagtagaattcagtctgtctcatgactcaggaaaactcagtaatctcagtaatctcagtcaattATCAGATCTCACTGATATTCCGTCAGTTAATAAAACTCAATAAAATCAATCCAgttagttcagtataattaattcattGCCTAataagatgggagtaggattcagcaccgagtgagctcaaggatggCAACTCACCTGTGAGtagaggatgtgattcttagaagcaatccttgcactccagaactacgtagccaatgtatgTTGAAACatctaacctattagatgagggttgatgaggtgacttaacttgttagataagggtcccaccattctccttagagtaccttttagatgagggattactcacagcttgtccttaacagtggcgcagtattgacactaTTCTAATTGGGGATATAGATAGGAACCCAACTCAATTATATAatctcatttggggcatgtcggttagatgtcAACTTctcacagttacagtctcagtctttgtctcagtctcagtcttagcaatacaacttagatagttctacaaaatttaggactatcaaatacagtcactagttaagtatggaactcagttagttccattatcaacaggactgtcagacacaatcatttagataatagtatatcagatatacgaaacttatgttatcagtattcaaattcagtgatgtcatgatctcagtcacagttcacatatttatgcatgtattctaacgttcatgttactcagttactTAGTAATGTTCATTCATATAAACccctttcatttagcctacctcacttgcatactagtacattcaattgtactgatgcatttgctctatggtgttttataccataggctcagaagcacgagctccagagcatacTTAGTAGATCAGCCATTCAGCtgacagactagcagtgagtcctcaacattcaaggatgttattatttgaaaatttcattcttttagtacttagtttatttccaCAATTGaggttagttgggtacatgtcctaTTAACACCTTATTCAGATAatatagaggctttcagactagcatattcagacaattattttagttattttggtattgatatactgaTGTGTGTgcaaatgctaacacatttgaggcttttaactctaaataattgcgaagtcttaagcaacttttggttgtttttgattgttttcttgagatattgttgttgtagcaaggatgggaggaaaacataggaaatatgaacaaaataagtaaaatctagtACAAGTGAGATGATTTGTGTCTGACAACATTTCTTacaagccgtcagagatgtggtaagctaccagagaAAGGCGTTAAGAAGAATAGTGGAGAAGAGTTGCCGGATGagagtgacgacattctcaatatgtcatcacaagtgtggtaagacgTCAGAATATGCcatcagagtgaggcagaacatggtgaaataagctgaaggtttGATAATATTTTCTATACgccatcacaagtgtggtaagccgtcataGGACATCGTCATAGTGAGGGAAAATAGGTCAAGATGGAATGACTTCTCACGACATATCTAAGACACGTCACAATCCTAACGACCAACACCAATATGGCGTCACCTAAATCTGAGCCCAgctatgattttgttattttatttcctgaATTAGGATTTATTATAAATAgcagtttttagggtttttaaaaatggaattttcattattcagaacaaTAAATTTGGAGGGAGAAATACGTACATTGTTCTCTTCtgccaattatttttagtttctttcttataacctattcttgggtttctaacttgggatttaattgaagaaattatttgttgtttaCCATCTATatgtaagtttatcattatcatcatgaattcaacttgtgatttccttcgtcaaatcatgagcggctaattctattagtcggggttatgggatctaaggattagggtttgatatgatgctaggtgtttaaaggattcaaagagtagtggaaCATCTTGAAACTTTGTGGTTTTAattgaaatctagtggttgcaaatattagattatgccttaggttttatttgcttctaacggagaaatagactagaggacagGAATTATCAACAGAAACTAAGAGGCTACCAACTTTCTGTTTACTGATTAATGCcataactagattaatctacctgagataacaccCGAttagatatagataaattatctaagtttgagagaattagataataaattgtctggtgaggtcgatagataagtcagatagtatcatagtcagggatattctattGTTCTACTCATTCTGAGGATCTCTAGCGTTTCCTGGTATCTGTCAATACCCAaaacctttggtgatcataaccctggttTCACATTTATATCGATAACaactctcaaaattcaaaaagtgaagATTGATACATTATGAACTTTAAACCCCCAACTTTCAGAAAtgataaactaccagtaaagtatttcgtaaacaaattgaCGTTCAcatcctattccctgtgggattcgaccccaaccaagttggtttttatattgacaaagatctcttacacccattcaagagtgtaatttaagcgttatcaaaaatggtaccgttgctggggaatacgattgtagacTAAAAATTTTGTGCGTGAAAATTTtttgatagttaagtttccttgatttacattcggttgttgtttttgtatatTTGAAGGATATTTACTTTAGGTTGCACAAGCAGTACCCAATCCAAAACTCCATCACATAAGCAGAATGGCAGAACGATCACTGTGGTATGAGGCtgaagagaataatgatgtaGATGGATCAGGTGCAACGGGCGCGATAATTCCACCACAGTTGACACCAAGAGAAAAGTTTAATATTACAAGCACAATGATCCAGCTTTTAAATATGAAAGGTTTGTTTGGAGGCCTTCCTGAAGATGACCCCAATCTGCATCTGgcgaattttgtcaccatttacaAATCCTTTGATAACCCGGGGGTGAGCCAGAGTGCTATCTTAGtgaggttgttcccattgtcTCTCACCGgtgaggcaacattatggctaaaTGAGTTAACGCCTAATTCTATAATCAACTAGAGGCAGTTTagaggagctttcctagaaaggttctttccgccatCCAGGAGGATACAATTGAGGTATGAGATCAATACTTTTAGGCAACTCCCAAATGAGGTTTTGCataaaacttgggagagattcaagaagaatcTTGAACAATGTCCAAATCATAACATAACAGACATACATCTGATGGAGACTCTgtacagagcttttaactctgtgacaagGTCAATGGTAGACAATGCTGCTGGAGGATCATTTGTTACTCTTGAATTTCAAGATGCTACTAATATGCTGAATAGAATAACCAAATTAAGTAGGGCTTGGTACACCAGTGATTCTGTGGTTACAAGTCCAACTATACCTATTGGAGGAATGAGGAGCAGTGAAAAAGGAATGAGGAAAAGGATCAAGACATagcccatctaaagactcaaaTGGACCTGCTCACCAAGCACCTAATTTCAAGAAGGACGGAACAGGTGAAAGCTATAATGACTTGGGACCGTGTTGATGTCGAGACTGAAGAAGAAGTCAACTATTTTGCTAATCAGGTTGGTTTCTAAGGAACTAGACAAGGGAATTAAGGTCGGAATGGGTATGACAATCCTAATCATAAAGATAAGGAGCAAGAAAAATGGAGATACATCAATGATAGAAATGGGTTATATGTTCGTGCAGGTCATCAGGAAGCTGCCGCAACTAGTTTAGGAAAGTATTTGatggaagatatgatgaaagaaatattgaaggtAGTAGAGGCTACTAATATAGGCTTATTAGTATGAGGAGTGAATTTTCCactatgagtcagttggttagttcacatTCAACTTCTATCCAGCAATTAAAGCAATAGATGAGTCAACTATCCTCAACACTAAACCATAGAATAAGTGGTACCTCACTTCTTCAAGCAACTCAGGATCAGAAGACTGACAATTTATGTCAAGTGATCGCCACTAGGAGGGTTAAGATTTTATCTGGCCCTACTATCGACTAACCTATGAATATTAAGGAAGTTCCAGATAAACCAGCAAAACAACACCCAGAGGAGTGTGAGAAACCAAAAAGTTGTATTGACTTCTCAGACaaggagaaagagaaagaagtggTGTTGAAACCCATGCCACgaccaccacctctcttttcTCAATAGATAAGAAAGAAGGCAGatgatgaaaattttagcaaGTTCTTGGCAATGCTCAAACAtttgactataaatgtgcctttgatcGAGGCCCTgaagcaaatgccagggtatgcaaaatttatgaaagatcttgtgacAAAGAAACGAACAGCGAGTTGCGAACTAGAAGCAGACCTCCACTATTGTAGTGCTATTTCCATAGGGACCTTGATGCAAAAGAAGTCGAATCTAGGTGCAGTCACTATTTCCTGCACAATTGGAACTATGGACTTTACCAAAGCACTGTGTGATCTAGGATCAAGTGTTAACATGATTCCATTGACTATCTATAAAAAGttgggtctgggaaatcccaTAACGACCAACATGAGGCTGGTAATGGCCGACAGATTAGTAAAGCGACCTGTTGGCATTTTGTATGATGTACTGGTAAAGGTCTCCAATTTCATATTCCCTACAGACTTTATCATTATggactgtgaggtggactttgaggtgcccataatcttaggtcCACCTTTCCTCACAATCGGAAGTGTATTGATCGATTTGAGAgcaaatgagctcttattcagggtGAACAATGAAGAGCTACAGTTTAATGTGGGAAAATCAATGAAACAGAATGAGGAAATGAGTATGTTCGTAGTATTTGATGTGTACTTTAAGGACGAACAGGATGTGCTCAGAATTGAATAGCTTATTATTGACCCCTTAGCAGCGGTTGTGTTGAACTATGAAAGCAAAGGAATTAAAGAGTATGAAGAGACAAGTTATGCCCTGACCATCCTGGGCTCGTATTTTTATGATCCTAAAAAGATCGACCTTGATctggctaatcgaccaacaccaccagctaagccatccattgaagtacctctggtgttggaattgaaggagCTGCCTGGTCATTTACGATATGTATTTCTTGGAAAAGGGAAtacactacctattattattgcagctgatttggaAGAACGACAGGTAACTACACTTATATTAGTGCTTCAGAAGCATAAGAGAGCAATTGGATGGACCATCACAGACATTATTGGAATTCCCTCTGGCATCTGTATGCACAAGATCAAACTAGACGAAGATTTTACTCCTAATATTGAGCATCAACAtcatcttaacccaccaatgcaagaagtggttaaaaagaatattattaagtggttggatgacGGAGTAGTTTACCTTATTTCTGACAGCAAGTGGGAGAGCCCAGTTCAACTTGGGCCCAAGAAGGGTGGTATGACGGTTGttgctaatgaaaagaatgagttgattctacTCAGGACAGTGACTAGGTGGAGAGTCTGTATGGACTACCATAAGTTAAACTCTTGGATACTGAAGGACCAtttcccaatgcctttcatggaccAGATTCTTGATCGACTGGCTGGCAGGGGGTGGTATTACCTCCTTGATGGTTATTCTGGGTATAACCAAATCTGCATTGCTCTAGAATATCAAGAGAAGACGACGTTCACATGCCCATATAACAtatttgcatttaagaggatgccatttggactatgcaatgcacccgccactttttaatgatgcatgatgtctatcttctctgacATTAGAgaagacaccatagaggtattcatggatgatttcttagTGGTAGGTGATTCATTCGAAATGTGTCTGGAGAATTTGAATATGGCTTTGAagagatgtgttgaatttaatctaGTGCTTAACTGGGTAAAATTCCATTTAATAGTAAAGGAGGGTATTATGCGGGgccacaaaatttttgaaaaagggattgaagttgatcgagcaaaggttgaagttattgagaaattACCGCCCCCCATTTTAGTAAATggagtgcgtagttttcttggtcatgcaggATTCTATCGgagattcataaaagacttctcaaaagcTTCAAGCTCAATTTGCAAGTTGTTGGAGAAGGAAGTTAAATTTCTCTTCGATGATGAGTGCTTGAAGGTATTTGATTGCCTTAAAAAGAAGTTGGGGGAGGCCCCCATTGTTATTGCACCTGATAGGGCCaaactatttgaaataatttatgatgcaagtggtgttgcaCTAGGAGTTAtattgggacaaaagagggataaattgtttcacccaatatattaTGCTAGCAAATCACTGAATGGAGCACCAAAGAATTACACATTAATCGAACAAGAATTGCTAGCTATCGTGTAtgtttttgagaaattcaggTCGTATCTACTAGGAACTAAAGTGGTAGTCCATACAGACCATGCTGCCTTGCGGTACTTGATGGCcaagaaggatgctaaaccaaggcttattagatgggtgttgctactgcaagagtttgattttgaagtcaaagatagaaaaggttgtgaaaactagGTTGTAGATCATCTATCTAAAATAGAAGGTGGACAGGAAGtgaaagatgaaataaaaataaatgatgaGTTTTCAGATGAGGAGATCCTGGTAACTTCTATGGAAACATTGCCTTGGTACGCTGATTATGCAAATTACGTTGTGAGTGAGATCCTCCCAGAACACCTTTCATTCCACCGAAGGAATAATTTTTTGCATGATGTAACACattatttctgggatgagccttatgcTTTCAGGCGATGTGTACATAATATCATTCAGAGATGAATGACTGAAGTAGATGCATGATGTATACTAGAAGTGTGTCACGCttccccagttgggggtcaccatgcaggtgaccgaacagccaggaaggtgttgcagagtggctattattggccaacattattTAACGATACCTATAAGTTTGTGCAGGAATGTGATCAGTGTCAAAGATAGGGATCGATATCTAAACGCCATGAAATGCCCTTGAGTAAGATGCTTGAAGTGTagttatttgatgtgtggggtattgacttcatagGT
Proteins encoded in this window:
- the LOC107868733 gene encoding uncharacterized protein LOC107868733, with protein sequence MSRLKKKSTILLIRLVSKELDKGIKVGMGHQEAAATSLGKYLMEDMMKEILKIRKKADDENFSKFLAMLKHLTINVPLIEALKQMPGYAKFMKDLVTKKRTASCELEADLHYCSAISIGTLMQKKSNLGAVTISCTIGTMDFTKALCDLGSSVNMIPLTIYKKLGLGNPITTNMRLVMADRLVKRPVGILYDVLVKVSNFIFPTDFIIMDCEVDFEVPIILGPPFLTIGSVLIDLRANELLFRVNNEELQFNVGKSMKQNEEMSMFVVFDVYFKDEQDELPGHLRYVFLGKGNTLPIIIAADLEERQVTTLILVLQKHKRAIGWTITDIIGIPSGIFYLISDSKWESPVQLGPKKGGMTVVANEKNELILLRTVTRWRVCMDYHKLNSWILKDHFPMPFMDQILDRLAGRGWYYLLDGFYRRFIKDFSKASSSICKLLEKEVKFLFDDECLKVFDCLKKKLGEAPIVIAPDRAKLFEIIYDASGVALGVILGQKRDKLFHPIYYASKSLNGAPKNYTLIEQELLAIVYVFEKFRSYLLGTKVLFDVWGIDFIGQFVSSYGMKYILVAVDYVSKWVEAVILADKEGKRVIAFLKKNIISHFRVPRTIISDGGSHICKKIFRGALAKYGVKHNRVATPYHPQISGQVEV